From the genome of uncultured Pseudodesulfovibrio sp., one region includes:
- a CDS encoding glycosyltransferase family 9 protein, whose product MNVLIINLTRFGDLIQTQPVITGFKSRGHQVGLVCLSNFASAAQLLTGVDRVFSFHGAGLLAGLDQDWRLPVRDLDEFRRAVFEDFLPGETVNLTPSLSSRLLAYGLTPEGGTTTGFTVDEFGFNADTSSWAAFLQLAGANRGASPFNVCDLFRRAAGLDSEGNELALAAPSKEALDRADNLLSGKDGAGQGFAALQMGASENRRRWPVEYFRETARRLYEHDGLVPVLLGTVNEAELGARFAEDIAFPFIDCMGKTSLTELTAVLSRCRVLLTNDTGTMHLAAGLGVPVCAVFLATAQPWDTGPYRAGNICLEPDMDCHPCAFGTICPHDEDCRRAVTPEAMYVSARALLGGDPPKRVVGSRIWRTATGADGFMELESLSGHDGSDRAIWIALQRAHFSAFLDGRTLSSPTGLGQRLGKAMREELSKTLTSARDMLFLLSQQGALLRVNPRPQAKAKFLASWQRVQNILSSNNRLNILALLWMFESQRQGEDLASLLSVAERHLGLLTALSDDLA is encoded by the coding sequence GTGAACGTCCTGATAATCAATCTGACCCGCTTCGGCGATCTTATCCAGACCCAGCCTGTGATCACGGGGTTCAAGAGCCGGGGCCACCAGGTGGGGCTGGTCTGTCTGTCCAACTTCGCTTCGGCGGCTCAGTTACTGACCGGCGTGGACAGGGTATTCTCCTTTCATGGGGCCGGGCTCCTCGCCGGTCTTGACCAGGATTGGCGACTGCCTGTTCGCGATCTGGACGAGTTTCGCCGGGCCGTGTTCGAAGACTTTCTGCCCGGTGAGACGGTCAACCTGACGCCGTCGCTATCCTCACGGCTTCTGGCCTATGGGCTTACTCCCGAGGGCGGCACGACCACGGGATTCACTGTGGACGAGTTCGGTTTCAACGCGGACACATCCTCATGGGCCGCGTTTCTGCAACTGGCCGGGGCCAACCGGGGAGCCAGCCCGTTCAACGTTTGCGATCTTTTCCGTCGAGCCGCCGGGCTCGACAGTGAGGGAAATGAGCTGGCCCTGGCTGCACCGAGCAAGGAAGCGCTTGACCGCGCCGATAACTTGCTGTCCGGAAAGGACGGGGCGGGGCAGGGCTTTGCGGCCCTGCAAATGGGTGCCAGCGAGAATCGACGCCGCTGGCCCGTTGAATATTTTCGGGAGACCGCCCGCAGATTGTATGAACACGACGGCCTGGTTCCGGTTCTTCTCGGGACTGTCAACGAGGCCGAACTGGGCGCGCGATTCGCCGAGGACATCGCCTTCCCGTTCATCGACTGTATGGGCAAGACCTCGCTCACCGAGTTGACCGCGGTGCTGAGCCGTTGCCGGGTCCTATTGACCAACGATACCGGAACCATGCACCTTGCTGCCGGATTGGGCGTACCGGTCTGCGCGGTTTTCCTGGCCACGGCCCAGCCCTGGGACACCGGTCCTTACAGGGCGGGCAACATCTGCCTGGAACCCGATATGGATTGTCATCCGTGCGCGTTTGGCACGATTTGCCCTCATGACGAAGACTGCCGCAGGGCCGTGACGCCTGAGGCCATGTACGTCAGCGCGAGGGCGTTGCTTGGAGGCGATCCCCCGAAGAGGGTGGTTGGTTCGCGAATCTGGCGCACAGCGACCGGTGCGGACGGGTTTATGGAGCTCGAATCCCTGTCCGGCCACGACGGCTCTGACAGGGCCATATGGATCGCTCTGCAGCGGGCGCATTTTTCCGCCTTTCTTGATGGCCGGACCCTATCCTCGCCCACCGGGTTGGGGCAGCGGCTCGGTAAGGCCATGCGTGAAGAATTATCCAAAACTTTGACGAGTGCACGGGACATGCTGTTCCTGCTTTCCCAGCAGGGCGCGTTGCTGCGCGTGAATCCCCGGCCGCAGGCCAAGGCCAAGTTCCTGGCATCATGGCAGAGAGTGCAGAATATCTTGTCATCCAACAATCGCTTGAATATATTGGCGTTGTTGTGGATGTTCGAGAGCCAACGCCAGGGGGAAGACCTCGCCTCGCTCCTTTCCGTGGCCGAGCGTCACCTGGGGCTGCTGACCGCGCTATCGGACGACCTGGCCTGA